From a single Thioalbus denitrificans genomic region:
- a CDS encoding gamma-butyrobetaine hydroxylase-like domain-containing protein: MSEKKHTPTEINLHQKSRVLEIAFDDGARFQLPCEYLRVYSPSAEVRGHAPGQEKLETGKETVNITAIEPVGQYAVSIFFDDGHDTGIYAWDTLYDLGVNQERYWREYLDRLEAAGYKRQAH; the protein is encoded by the coding sequence ATGAGCGAGAAGAAGCACACGCCGACCGAGATCAACCTGCACCAGAAGTCCCGCGTCCTCGAGATCGCCTTCGACGACGGCGCCCGCTTCCAGCTGCCCTGCGAGTACCTGCGGGTCTACTCGCCCTCGGCCGAGGTGCGCGGCCACGCCCCCGGACAGGAGAAGCTGGAGACGGGCAAGGAGACGGTGAACATCACCGCCATCGAGCCGGTCGGCCAGTATGCCGTCTCCATCTTCTTCGACGACGGCCACGACACCGGCATCTACGCCTGGGATACCCTCTACGACCTGGGGGTCAACCAGGAGCGCTACTGGCGGGAGTACCTCGATCGCCTCGAGGCCGCCGGCTACAAGCGCCAGGCCCACTGA
- the ubiE gene encoding bifunctional demethylmenaquinone methyltransferase/2-methoxy-6-polyprenyl-1,4-benzoquinol methylase UbiE — MSENKTTHFGYQQVPEEEKAGRVAQVFHSVADKYDLMNDLMSLGIHRLWKRFTIELSGVRGGQRVLDLAGGTGDLAARFSRMVGPAGEVVLCDINDSMLRVGRERLADRGAVGNIRYVQADAEALPYPDNHFDCITIAFGLRNVTHKEAALASMNRVLKPGGRLLVLEFSQPVAPGLKPVYDLYSFSVLPVLGRLVTGDSGSYRYLAESIRMHPDQKTLKGMMEAAGFGRCEYFNLTGGIVALHRGFKV; from the coding sequence ATGAGCGAGAACAAAACCACCCATTTCGGCTACCAGCAGGTACCGGAGGAGGAGAAAGCCGGCCGCGTGGCCCAGGTCTTCCACTCGGTGGCGGACAAGTACGATCTCATGAACGACCTCATGTCGCTCGGTATCCACCGCCTGTGGAAGCGCTTCACCATCGAGCTCTCGGGCGTGCGCGGCGGGCAGCGGGTCCTGGATCTCGCCGGCGGCACCGGCGACCTGGCCGCGCGCTTCTCGCGCATGGTGGGGCCGGCGGGCGAGGTGGTGCTGTGCGACATCAACGACTCCATGCTGCGGGTCGGGCGCGAGCGGCTGGCCGACCGGGGGGCGGTGGGCAATATCCGCTACGTCCAGGCCGACGCCGAGGCGCTGCCCTACCCGGACAACCATTTCGACTGCATCACCATCGCCTTCGGCCTGCGCAACGTCACCCACAAGGAGGCGGCGCTGGCCTCCATGAACCGGGTGCTGAAGCCCGGCGGCCGGCTGCTGGTGCTGGAATTCTCCCAGCCCGTGGCGCCGGGGCTGAAGCCGGTCTACGACCTCTACTCCTTCAGCGTCCTGCCCGTCCTGGGCCGGCTGGTGACCGGCGACAGCGGCAGCTACCGCTACCTGGCCGAGTCCATCCGCATGCACCCGGACCAGAAGACCCTCAAGGGGATGATGGAGGCGGCCGGATTCGGCCGCTGCGAGTACTTCAACCTCACCGGCGGCATCGTCGCCCTGCACCGGGGCTTCAAGGTCTGA
- a CDS encoding ubiquinone biosynthesis accessory factor UbiJ, translating into MTSLPGLIPLAALEAAINTALRLDPETFQRLRGFEGRVVALEFRGAPLTLYLLPGADGIQLLSAFEAEPDTTLGGTPLALLRFGAGGGGLFGGEVTIRGDVELGQRFKALLEGLRIDWEEHLSRLLGDVAAHQLGNLVRGVADWGRNSLEALARDTGEYLQEERRWLPHPRPVQGWMAEVDRLRGDLDRLEARVERLRRRLDGAAAGGAA; encoded by the coding sequence ATGACCAGCCTGCCCGGACTGATTCCCCTGGCGGCGCTGGAGGCGGCCATCAACACCGCCCTGCGCCTGGACCCGGAAACCTTCCAGCGGCTGCGCGGATTCGAGGGCCGGGTGGTGGCCCTGGAGTTCCGGGGCGCGCCGCTCACCCTCTATCTCCTGCCCGGCGCCGACGGCATCCAGCTCCTCTCCGCCTTCGAGGCCGAGCCCGACACCACCCTGGGCGGAACGCCCCTGGCCCTGCTGCGCTTCGGCGCCGGCGGCGGGGGCCTGTTCGGCGGCGAAGTGACCATCCGCGGCGATGTGGAGCTCGGGCAGCGGTTCAAGGCCCTGCTGGAGGGGCTCCGGATCGACTGGGAAGAGCACCTCTCCCGCCTGCTGGGCGACGTGGCCGCGCACCAGCTCGGCAACCTGGTGCGGGGCGTGGCCGACTGGGGCCGGAACAGCCTCGAGGCGCTGGCCCGTGACACCGGCGAGTACCTGCAGGAGGAGCGCCGCTGGCTGCCCCATCCCCGCCCGGTGCAGGGCTGGATGGCCGAGGTGGACCGGCTGCGCGGCGATCTCGACCGGCTCGAGGCCCGGGTGGAGCGGCTGCGCCGCCGCCTGGACGGCGCAGCGGCCGGGGGCGCGGCATGA
- the ubiB gene encoding ubiquinone biosynthesis regulatory protein kinase UbiB — MIRPGLFLRLIHINLVLIRHGLDEVVLATHLFRPLRFLYYLSPWNWLRRERAPRAVRIRRTLEDLGPIFVKFGQILSTRRDLLPDDIAIELNRLQDRVPPFPGSEARAIVERAYGRSLAEVFDHFDEQPLASASVAQVHAVRLKDGREAVLKVVRPGIQRTIRRDVDLLYTVAELAERYWPDGRRLRPLEVVAEFEKTIFDELDLQREAANASLLRRNFINSGMVYIPEVYWPYVHANVMVMERISGVPVNDIETLKRHGTNMKRLGELGVEIFFTQVFRDSFFHADMHPGNIFVDISDPENPHYISVDFGIMGSLSAEDQRYLALNLLAFFNRDYRRVAELHVESGWVPYGTRVEEFEAAIRTVCEPIFERPLKDISFGHFLLRLFQTARRFNMEVQPQLVLLQKTLLNIEGLGRMLYPELDLWTTAKPYMERWLSEQVGPRALVRNLRASLPLLAERLPEMPAMIYDIARSVRERERQGGSDQQWRLLRREIRRANRRSFLALTGAALVVSAAVLLGLDGYGQMMLGRAPVTTWILAALGGAMLMAAWPRNSDGD; from the coding sequence ATGATCCGTCCCGGCCTGTTCCTGCGCCTTATCCACATCAACCTGGTACTGATTCGCCACGGCCTGGACGAGGTGGTGCTGGCCACCCACCTGTTCCGCCCGCTGCGCTTCCTCTACTACCTCTCGCCCTGGAACTGGCTGCGCCGCGAGCGGGCGCCGCGGGCGGTGCGCATCCGCCGCACCCTGGAGGACCTCGGCCCCATCTTCGTCAAGTTCGGCCAGATCCTCTCCACCCGCCGCGATCTCCTGCCCGACGACATCGCCATCGAGCTCAACCGGCTGCAGGACCGGGTGCCGCCGTTCCCGGGCAGCGAGGCCCGCGCCATCGTCGAGCGCGCCTACGGCCGCTCCCTCGCGGAGGTGTTCGACCACTTCGACGAGCAGCCGCTGGCCTCCGCCTCGGTGGCGCAGGTGCACGCGGTGCGCCTCAAGGACGGCCGCGAGGCGGTGCTCAAGGTGGTGCGGCCCGGCATCCAGCGGACCATCCGCCGCGACGTGGACCTGCTCTACACCGTGGCCGAGCTGGCGGAACGCTACTGGCCCGACGGCCGCCGGCTGCGGCCGCTGGAGGTGGTGGCGGAGTTCGAGAAGACCATCTTCGACGAGCTCGACCTGCAGCGCGAGGCGGCCAACGCCTCCCTGCTGCGGCGCAACTTCATCAACTCCGGCATGGTCTACATCCCCGAGGTCTACTGGCCCTACGTGCACGCCAACGTGATGGTGATGGAGCGCATCAGCGGGGTGCCGGTGAACGACATCGAGACCCTGAAGCGCCACGGCACCAACATGAAGCGCCTGGGCGAGCTGGGGGTGGAGATCTTCTTCACCCAGGTGTTCCGCGACAGCTTCTTCCACGCGGACATGCACCCGGGCAACATCTTCGTGGACATCAGCGATCCGGAGAACCCCCACTACATCTCCGTGGACTTCGGCATCATGGGCAGCCTCAGCGCCGAGGACCAGCGCTACCTGGCGCTCAACCTGCTCGCCTTCTTCAACCGCGACTACCGGCGGGTGGCGGAGCTGCACGTGGAGTCGGGCTGGGTTCCCTACGGCACCCGGGTGGAGGAGTTCGAGGCGGCCATCCGCACCGTCTGCGAACCCATCTTCGAGCGCCCCCTCAAGGACATCTCCTTCGGCCACTTCCTGCTGCGGCTGTTCCAGACCGCGCGGCGCTTCAACATGGAGGTGCAGCCGCAGCTGGTGCTGCTGCAGAAGACGCTGCTCAACATCGAGGGCCTGGGGCGGATGCTCTACCCGGAGCTGGATCTCTGGACCACCGCCAAGCCCTACATGGAGCGCTGGCTGAGCGAGCAGGTGGGCCCGCGGGCGCTGGTCCGGAACCTCCGCGCCAGCCTGCCGCTGCTGGCCGAGCGGCTGCCGGAGATGCCGGCCATGATCTACGACATCGCCCGATCGGTGCGGGAGCGCGAGCGCCAGGGCGGCAGCGACCAGCAGTGGCGGCTGCTGCGGCGGGAGATCCGGCGCGCCAACCGGCGCAGCTTCCTGGCGCTCACCGGCGCGGCGCTGGTGGTCAGCGCCGCGGTGCTGCTGGGGCTGGACGGCTACGGCCAGATGATGCTCGGCCGGGCGCCGGTCACCACCTGGATCCTCGCGGCGCTGGGCGGCGCCATGCTGATGGCCGCCTGGCCCCGGAACAGCGACGGCGACTGA
- the hisI gene encoding phosphoribosyl-AMP cyclohydrolase — protein MSETWLDEIKWNADGLVPAIAQDAASGRVLMLAWMNRESLALTVQEGRAIYWSRSRGKLWRKGEESGNVQRLRDLRLDCDNDVVLLSVEQVGGIACHTGRESCFYKQYRDGGWTAVEAVLKDPAALYGKQP, from the coding sequence ATGAGCGAAACCTGGCTCGATGAAATCAAGTGGAACGCCGACGGGCTGGTGCCGGCCATCGCCCAGGACGCGGCCAGCGGCCGGGTGCTGATGCTGGCCTGGATGAACCGCGAATCCCTGGCGCTGACGGTGCAGGAGGGGCGGGCCATCTACTGGTCGCGCTCCCGCGGCAAGCTCTGGCGCAAGGGCGAGGAGTCGGGGAACGTGCAGCGCCTGCGCGACCTCCGCCTGGACTGCGACAACGACGTGGTCCTGCTCAGCGTGGAGCAGGTGGGCGGCATCGCCTGCCACACGGGGCGCGAGAGCTGCTTCTACAAGCAGTATCGCGACGGCGGGTGGACGGCGGTGGAGGCCGTGCTGAAGGACCCGGCGGCCCTCTACGGGAAGCAGCCATGA
- a CDS encoding phosphoribosyl-ATP diphosphatase — MSDILAQLAEVLEARKAEDPAKSYVAGLYAKGLDRILKKVGEEATETVLAAKDGDAAHVVYETADLWFHTLVMLAYLDLRPEQVLEELARRFGVSGLDEKAARGQAE, encoded by the coding sequence ATGAGCGACATACTCGCCCAGCTGGCCGAGGTGCTGGAGGCGCGCAAGGCGGAGGACCCCGCAAAATCCTACGTGGCGGGGCTGTACGCCAAGGGGCTGGACAGGATCCTGAAGAAGGTGGGCGAGGAAGCCACCGAGACCGTGCTGGCGGCCAAGGACGGGGATGCCGCACATGTTGTTTATGAAACCGCGGATCTGTGGTTTCATACGCTGGTGATGCTGGCTTACCTGGACCTGCGTCCGGAACAGGTGCTCGAGGAACTGGCACGGCGGTTCGGCGTCTCGGGACTGGACGAGAAGGCGGCCCGGGGCCAGGCGGAGTAA
- the tatA gene encoding twin-arginine translocase TatA/TatE family subunit: protein MGLGGISIWQLLIILAIVLLLFGAKRLRNVGSDLGEAIKGFKKSVREGEEEKPAEADKPQLKESADDAIEGEVTSKDKKEV from the coding sequence ATGGGTTTGGGTGGAATCAGTATCTGGCAGCTTCTGATTATCCTGGCCATCGTGCTGCTGCTGTTCGGCGCCAAGCGCCTGCGCAACGTCGGCAGCGATCTCGGCGAGGCGATCAAGGGCTTCAAGAAGTCCGTGCGCGAGGGCGAGGAGGAGAAGCCGGCCGAGGCGGACAAGCCGCAGCTGAAGGAGTCGGCCGACGACGCCATCGAAGGCGAGGTCACCTCCAAGGACAAGAAGGAGGTCTGA
- the tatB gene encoding Sec-independent protein translocase protein TatB codes for MFDVGFWELALIAVVALLVLGPERLPKAARTAGLWIGRARRVVMNVKTEIDREIKAEELKQIMAKQAQSSGVHEIVEQTREAVEGAARPAPGSKPQAESGSAPAGAAEPKQSDEPKP; via the coding sequence ATGTTCGATGTCGGTTTCTGGGAGCTAGCGCTCATCGCAGTGGTGGCACTGCTGGTGCTCGGGCCGGAACGGCTGCCGAAGGCGGCCCGTACCGCCGGGTTGTGGATCGGTCGTGCCCGGCGCGTGGTGATGAACGTCAAGACCGAGATCGATCGCGAGATCAAGGCCGAGGAGCTCAAGCAGATCATGGCCAAGCAGGCCCAGTCGAGCGGCGTGCACGAGATCGTGGAACAGACGCGCGAAGCGGTGGAGGGCGCCGCCCGGCCCGCGCCGGGAAGCAAGCCGCAGGCCGAATCCGGGTCCGCGCCGGCGGGCGCCGCAGAGCCGAAGCAGAGCGATGAGCCAAAGCCCTGA
- the tatC gene encoding twin-arginine translocase subunit TatC, translated as MSQSPDPDMAPGDNEQPFMSHLVELRDRLLRCVMVVLVVMVALLPFANDLYTFIAEPLLKHLPAGTSMIATEVASPFLTPFKLALVLAIFASLPFIFYQIWAFVAPGLYQHERRMVLPLVVSSTFLFYLGMVFAYFVVFPLVFGFFTSTAPEGVAVMTDIARYLDFVLKLFFAFGVAFEVPIATIVLVSMGVTTPEALVAKRPYVIIVAFVVGMLLTPPDVISQTLLALPMWVLFEIGIFFSRAIVRRRDAGGEAPAEAAGTGSGSGAAAAASAPARPEPGVGGMETEADLEAEFDRAQAEQAALEGDAAAPESDDDQRYTRDGLQEELDTQGDDGSGATPGAPDGDRPPKA; from the coding sequence ATGAGCCAAAGCCCTGATCCCGACATGGCTCCCGGCGACAACGAACAGCCGTTCATGTCGCACCTGGTGGAGCTGCGCGATCGCCTGCTGCGCTGCGTGATGGTGGTGCTGGTGGTGATGGTGGCCCTGCTGCCCTTCGCCAACGATCTCTACACCTTCATCGCCGAGCCGTTGCTGAAGCACCTGCCGGCGGGCACGAGCATGATCGCCACCGAGGTGGCCTCGCCCTTCCTCACCCCGTTCAAGCTGGCGCTGGTGCTGGCCATCTTCGCCTCGCTGCCCTTCATCTTCTACCAGATCTGGGCCTTCGTGGCCCCGGGGCTGTACCAGCACGAACGCCGGATGGTGCTGCCGCTGGTGGTCTCCAGCACCTTCCTGTTCTACCTGGGCATGGTGTTCGCCTACTTCGTGGTCTTCCCGCTGGTGTTCGGCTTCTTCACCAGCACCGCGCCCGAGGGCGTGGCGGTCATGACCGACATCGCCCGCTATCTCGATTTCGTCCTCAAGCTGTTCTTCGCCTTCGGCGTGGCCTTCGAGGTGCCCATCGCCACCATCGTGCTGGTGAGCATGGGGGTCACCACGCCCGAGGCGCTGGTGGCCAAGCGGCCCTACGTCATCATCGTCGCCTTCGTGGTGGGCATGCTGCTCACCCCGCCGGATGTCATCTCCCAGACGCTGCTGGCGCTGCCCATGTGGGTGCTGTTCGAGATCGGCATCTTCTTCTCCCGGGCCATCGTGCGCCGGCGCGATGCCGGGGGGGAGGCGCCCGCGGAGGCCGCCGGAACCGGTAGCGGATCCGGCGCCGCGGCGGCCGCCTCCGCTCCGGCCCGCCCGGAGCCGGGTGTCGGCGGAATGGAGACAGAGGCCGACTTGGAGGCCGAGTTCGATCGCGCCCAGGCGGAACAGGCGGCGCTGGAGGGGGACGCGGCGGCGCCGGAGTCCGACGACGACCAGCGCTATACCCGTGATGGCCTGCAGGAGGAGCTGGACACCCAGGGCGACGACGGCTCCGGGGCGACACCCGGGGCGCCGGACGGGGATCGGCCGCCGAAAGCCTAG
- a CDS encoding thioredoxin domain-containing protein, with the protein MPLRPAVAALLALLLAPPTPAAAASPLADHPSPYLALHAGDPVEWRLWGPEALAEARREGRLLFVSSGYFACHWCHVMRRESFSDPAIAALLNEHFVPVKVDRELLPALDARLIDFTERTQGRAGWPLGVFITPAGHPLLGFTYLPPERFRALLEAMAGRWESEGESLSALAARVVETLEAQTGGTVQPLDPGRAPALEAAFRDQALDLADGLAGGFGHENKFPMAPQLAALLQLQGRHPDAGLGAFLALTLEQMASQGLYDLLGGGFFRYTVDPAWHLPHFEKMLYDNAQLATLYLEAGRSLGRPELTAVGRETLAFMLRELAAPDGGFIASLSAVDDQDVEGGYYLWREETLTGLLDPEERAAVRVAWGLDGIPELEAGQLPRRVAGLEATAAELGRPAGTVATQLEHAAAKLRKARALRGLPRDGKVVAAWNGLALEALAAGTRLPDGAAFRAAGERLYAYLAGVLWDGGRLARAGHGRQAVGEGTLEDYALVARGLLAWAGATGDAGARRFAARLVATAWERFHGPAGWRLASDSLLGYGGAEPALMDGVLPSPGAVLAGVTLALARTGELPDSLARQAAAALAAGGGAARDGPFWYASYVRLLSAPVGGEG; encoded by the coding sequence ATGCCACTGCGCCCCGCCGTCGCCGCTCTCCTCGCCCTGCTCCTGGCGCCGCCCACGCCCGCCGCCGCCGCCAGCCCGCTCGCCGATCATCCTTCCCCCTACCTGGCGCTGCATGCCGGGGATCCCGTGGAGTGGCGGCTGTGGGGGCCAGAGGCCCTGGCGGAGGCGCGCCGGGAGGGGCGCCTGCTGTTCGTCTCCAGCGGCTACTTCGCCTGTCACTGGTGCCACGTGATGCGGCGCGAGAGCTTCAGCGACCCCGCCATCGCCGCCCTGCTCAACGAACACTTCGTGCCGGTGAAGGTGGACCGTGAGCTGCTGCCGGCTCTCGATGCGCGGCTCATCGACTTCACCGAGCGGACCCAGGGCCGGGCGGGCTGGCCGCTGGGGGTGTTCATCACACCCGCGGGCCATCCCCTGCTCGGTTTCACCTACCTGCCGCCGGAGCGGTTCCGGGCCCTGCTCGAAGCCATGGCCGGGCGCTGGGAATCGGAGGGGGAGTCGCTGTCGGCGCTGGCGGCCCGGGTGGTGGAGACCCTGGAGGCGCAGACGGGCGGGACGGTTCAGCCCCTGGACCCGGGCCGGGCGCCGGCGCTGGAGGCGGCATTCCGTGACCAGGCCCTGGACCTTGCCGACGGGCTCGCCGGGGGCTTCGGCCACGAGAACAAGTTCCCCATGGCGCCCCAGCTGGCGGCCCTGCTGCAGCTGCAGGGGCGGCATCCCGATGCCGGGCTGGGGGCGTTTCTCGCCCTGACGCTGGAGCAGATGGCCAGCCAGGGCCTCTACGACCTGCTGGGGGGCGGGTTCTTCCGCTACACCGTCGACCCCGCCTGGCACCTCCCCCATTTCGAGAAGATGCTCTACGACAATGCCCAGCTCGCCACCCTCTACCTGGAGGCGGGCCGGAGTCTCGGCCGGCCCGAGCTCACGGCCGTGGGTCGGGAGACCCTCGCCTTCATGCTGCGCGAGCTGGCCGCGCCCGACGGCGGCTTCATCGCCTCCCTCTCGGCGGTGGACGACCAGGACGTGGAGGGCGGCTACTACCTCTGGCGCGAGGAGACGCTGACCGGCCTGCTCGACCCGGAGGAGCGTGCGGCGGTGCGGGTGGCCTGGGGGCTGGATGGCATTCCGGAGCTGGAGGCGGGGCAGCTGCCGCGGCGTGTGGCCGGGCTGGAGGCGACCGCCGCGGAGCTGGGGCGGCCGGCCGGGACGGTGGCGACCCAGCTGGAGCATGCGGCGGCGAAGCTGCGCAAGGCCCGCGCACTGCGCGGCCTGCCCCGGGACGGCAAGGTGGTGGCCGCCTGGAACGGGCTGGCGCTGGAGGCCCTGGCCGCCGGGACGCGGCTGCCGGACGGGGCGGCGTTCCGGGCGGCGGGCGAACGCCTGTACGCCTACCTGGCCGGGGTGCTGTGGGACGGCGGGCGCCTGGCCCGCGCCGGGCACGGCCGCCAGGCGGTGGGGGAGGGCACCCTGGAGGATTACGCCCTGGTGGCCCGCGGGCTGCTGGCCTGGGCCGGGGCCACCGGCGATGCCGGGGCCCGGCGCTTCGCCGCACGCCTGGTCGCCACGGCCTGGGAACGCTTTCACGGCCCGGCCGGCTGGCGCCTGGCGAGTGACTCCCTGTTGGGCTACGGCGGGGCGGAACCGGCCCTCATGGACGGTGTGCTGCCCTCGCCGGGCGCGGTGCTGGCGGGGGTGACGCTGGCGCTGGCCCGCACCGGCGAGCTGCCCGACTCGCTGGCCCGCCAGGCGGCCGCCGCCCTGGCGGCGGGCGGCGGTGCCGCGCGGGATGGGCCGTTCTGGTATGCCAGCTACGTGCGCCTGCTCTCAGCGCCGGTCGGCGGCGAGGGGTGA
- a CDS encoding DoxX family protein, which produces MNPIPTLRRLLRPPVTGLDRLAPLLDLGIRLYVANVFWKAGLTKIQTWDSTLWLFEYEYQVPLLPPATAAVLGTAAELTLPVFLALGLGGRMAALALFAFNIMAVVSYPGLNAVGMKDHVLWGALLLVPLFHGPGRLSVDHFIRRRWWAPRPGEVQGRPPASPLAADRR; this is translated from the coding sequence ATGAACCCGATCCCGACCCTGCGCCGCCTGCTGCGGCCGCCCGTCACCGGGCTCGACCGTCTCGCCCCGCTGCTGGATCTGGGCATCCGCCTCTACGTGGCCAACGTGTTCTGGAAGGCGGGCCTGACCAAGATCCAGACCTGGGACAGCACCCTGTGGCTGTTCGAATACGAGTACCAGGTGCCGCTGCTCCCGCCGGCCACCGCCGCCGTGCTGGGCACCGCCGCCGAGCTGACCCTGCCGGTGTTCCTCGCCCTCGGCCTCGGCGGCCGCATGGCCGCCCTGGCCCTGTTCGCCTTCAACATCATGGCCGTGGTCTCCTACCCCGGGCTCAACGCGGTGGGCATGAAGGACCACGTGCTCTGGGGCGCTCTGCTGCTGGTGCCCCTGTTCCACGGCCCCGGCCGACTGTCCGTGGACCACTTCATCCGCAGGCGCTGGTGGGCGCCCCGTCCCGGCGAAGTGCAGGGCCGGCCCCCCGCCTCACCCCTCGCCGCCGACCGGCGCTGA
- a CDS encoding DNA-binding domain-containing protein has protein sequence MPSLRELQTAFSREVFDAGRSDARDLVIGGEFAPEARLAIYRNNLYISLREALAAVYPVVEQLVGEAFFAAAARAFLPLHPSRSGNLHAFGAAFPAFLAGWEPAAGLPYLPDTARVEWAWHRAFHAAEAPAFEPARLAGLAPDRYGELRFEFHPSVAIIASDWPVGRIWAAHQPEGPAIESLRLEAGGESVLVQRRGLAVEVMGLEAGEAAWLSALAAGGTLAAATGSALAVEPGFDLNACLQRHLQRTTLVDATLPGPGGGTDPH, from the coding sequence ATGCCCTCGTTGCGTGAGCTGCAGACGGCCTTCTCCCGCGAGGTGTTCGACGCCGGGCGCAGCGATGCCCGCGATCTCGTCATCGGCGGGGAGTTCGCGCCGGAGGCGCGCCTGGCCATCTATCGCAACAACCTCTACATCAGCCTGCGCGAGGCGCTGGCGGCCGTCTACCCGGTGGTGGAGCAGCTGGTGGGCGAGGCCTTCTTCGCCGCCGCCGCCCGCGCCTTCCTGCCGCTCCACCCCTCCCGCTCCGGCAACCTGCACGCCTTCGGCGCGGCCTTCCCCGCCTTCCTGGCCGGCTGGGAGCCCGCGGCCGGCCTGCCCTATCTCCCGGACACCGCGCGGGTCGAATGGGCCTGGCACCGCGCCTTCCACGCCGCGGAGGCGCCCGCCTTCGAGCCCGCCCGGCTGGCGGGCCTGGCCCCGGACCGCTACGGCGAGCTGCGCTTCGAATTCCACCCCAGCGTGGCGATCATCGCCTCGGACTGGCCGGTGGGCCGCATCTGGGCCGCCCACCAGCCGGAGGGGCCGGCCATCGAGTCCCTGCGCCTGGAGGCGGGCGGGGAGTCGGTGCTGGTCCAGCGCCGCGGACTGGCGGTGGAGGTGATGGGGCTGGAGGCGGGCGAGGCGGCCTGGCTTTCGGCGCTGGCCGCCGGCGGGACACTCGCGGCGGCCACCGGTTCGGCGCTGGCCGTCGAGCCCGGATTCGACCTCAACGCCTGCCTGCAGCGCCACCTGCAGCGCACCACGCTGGTGGACGCCACGCTGCCCGGGCCCGGCGGCGGCACCGACCCCCACTGA
- a CDS encoding DUF692 domain-containing protein: protein MTTAASQPAPDPIPARAGIGLRAPHYRDLLERRPAVGWLEVHPENYFGDGGPPLHYLEALRGHYPLSFHGVGMSLGSTDPLDTAHLERLRSLIGRFQPGLVSEHLSWGSVGGVHHNDLLPLPYTEEALDHFCRRVEQAQVALGRTLLVENPSSYLRFRHSTIPEWEFLAEVARRTGCGLLLDVNNVYVSARNHGFDAGTYLRALPVERVGEIHLAGHTVKRHPEGEILIDDHGGRVSDPVWSLYAAALERFGRCPTLIEWDTRIPPLETLLDEAGRAQAMAERHHALVA, encoded by the coding sequence ATGACCACGGCTGCATCACAGCCTGCGCCAGACCCGATCCCGGCGCGCGCCGGGATCGGGCTGCGCGCCCCCCACTACCGCGACCTGCTGGAACGGCGTCCCGCCGTGGGCTGGCTCGAGGTCCACCCGGAGAACTACTTCGGCGACGGGGGCCCGCCGCTCCACTACCTGGAGGCCCTGCGCGGCCACTACCCGCTCAGCTTCCACGGCGTCGGCATGTCCCTCGGTTCCACCGATCCCCTGGACACCGCCCACCTGGAACGGCTGCGCTCGCTCATCGGCCGCTTTCAGCCCGGGCTGGTCTCCGAGCACCTGTCGTGGGGCTCGGTCGGCGGCGTCCACCACAACGACCTGCTGCCGCTGCCCTACACCGAGGAGGCACTGGACCACTTCTGCCGGCGGGTGGAGCAGGCCCAGGTGGCCCTGGGGCGCACCCTGCTGGTGGAGAATCCCTCCAGCTACCTGCGCTTCCGTCACTCCACCATCCCCGAGTGGGAGTTCCTGGCCGAGGTGGCCCGGCGCACCGGCTGCGGCCTGCTGCTGGACGTGAACAACGTCTACGTGAGCGCCCGCAACCACGGCTTCGACGCCGGGACCTACCTGCGGGCCCTGCCCGTGGAGCGGGTGGGCGAGATCCATCTCGCCGGCCACACGGTGAAGCGCCATCCCGAGGGCGAGATCCTGATCGACGATCACGGCGGGCGGGTCAGCGACCCGGTCTGGTCCCTCTACGCCGCGGCCCTGGAGCGCTTCGGCCGCTGCCCCACCCTCATCGAGTGGGACACGCGCATCCCGCCCCTGGAAACCCTGCTCGACGAGGCGGGGCGGGCGCAGGCGATGGCGGAGAGACACCATGCCCTCGTTGCGTGA
- a CDS encoding DUF2282 domain-containing protein, whose translation MNHTNRMIASAVTGLLVLGLSAAPAMAEGKAEMEKCYGVSKAGKNDCQTATGSCAGTSKMDGAKDAFIVVPAGTCDKIVGGSTASS comes from the coding sequence ATGAACCACACCAACCGCATGATCGCATCCGCCGTCACCGGCCTGCTCGTCCTCGGCCTGAGCGCCGCCCCCGCCATGGCGGAGGGTAAGGCCGAGATGGAGAAGTGCTACGGCGTCTCCAAGGCCGGCAAGAACGACTGCCAGACCGCCACCGGCTCCTGTGCCGGCACCTCCAAGATGGACGGGGCGAAGGACGCCTTCATCGTCGTGCCCGCCGGTACCTGCGACAAGATCGTGGGCGGCAGCACCGCCAGCAGCTGA